One stretch of Saccharopolyspora erythraea DNA includes these proteins:
- a CDS encoding STAS domain-containing protein — protein sequence MSAEPTADTGRDEPGAQALRLCEVSDPPAGLRVAGEIDMTTHAHWNRALRSAVGGGSGDVHLDLAELVFIDARGTALVVDAARNLPSGRRFVLHRPPSCLRRILRALWPTGVPTITLREEVR from the coding sequence GTGTCGGCCGAGCCCACCGCGGACACCGGACGCGACGAGCCCGGCGCCCAGGCGCTGCGGCTGTGCGAAGTCAGCGATCCCCCAGCCGGCCTCCGAGTCGCCGGCGAGATCGACATGACCACCCACGCGCACTGGAACCGCGCACTGCGGAGCGCGGTGGGCGGCGGTAGCGGGGACGTGCACCTGGACCTGGCCGAGCTGGTGTTCATCGACGCCCGCGGAACGGCTCTGGTGGTCGACGCCGCGCGCAACCTGCCCTCGGGGCGGCGGTTCGTGCTGCACCGCCCGCCGAGCTGCCTTCGCCGCATCCTGCGGGCGCTGTGGCCCACGGGCGTGCCGACGATCACCCTGCGGGAAGAGGTGAGATGA